One Xiphophorus couchianus chromosome 1, X_couchianus-1.0, whole genome shotgun sequence genomic region harbors:
- the lrtm1 gene encoding leucine-rich repeat and transmembrane domain-containing protein 1 has product MRVIFVCALLSSLPLSHACPKECSCNSNTKVVDCRGRGLYDIPRRLHPDTQELYLQDNRIRGLGSMAFREIPLVRILDLSNNSITSISPTALLGLRTLQRLSLAYNSIRELDKRLLGPIRSLSHLDLSHNSLWGLPGVMGDSLKNLSYLGLANNRLTRLDRSLLDTMTHLNSITLRNNPWRCDCQLIGLKLWLETYLFKGGVVDEVLCTQPEEMKDKDLQKIPYQMFHACMTTSYHYLFANIHHLESEKLLRGHVHGNHAHPSSHSLHVPMAIGEGFGVGGGAGGGGAGGMAECETKQKHRPVNLRHAIATVIITGVVCGIVCLMMLAAAVYGCAYAAIMAKYQRELKKNEELAAAQGADHATADEKEPLENAIA; this is encoded by the exons TGATTTTCGTGTGTGCACTCCTCTCCTCCCTGCCTTTGTCACATGCCTGTCCAAAGGAGTGCAGCTGCAACAGCAACACTAAAGTGGTGGACTGTCGGGGTCGAGGCCTCTATGACATCCCTCGGAGACTACATCCAGACACACAGGAACTGTATCTTCAAGATAACCGTATCAGGGGACTAGGATCGATGGCTTTCAGGGAAATACCTCTTGTCCGCATTCTTGATCTGTCTAATAACTCTATAACATCTATTTCACCAACTGCTCTGCTTGGTCTGAGGACTCTGCAGCGCCTCAGTCTGGCATACAACAGCATCAGAGAACTTGACAAACGGCTGCTTGGACCTATTCGCTCACTTTCCCATCTTGACCTCTCACACAACAG TCTGTGGGGTTTGCCGGGAGTGATGGGGGACAGTCTGAAAAACCTCAGCTACCTGGGCTTAGCAAACAACAGACTAACAAGATTGGATCGTTCGTTGTTGGACACTATGACCCACCTGAACAGCATAACGCTACGAAACAACCCCTGGAGGTGTGACTGCCAGCTTATTGGCCTCAAACTCTGGCTGGAGACCTACCTCTTTAAAG GTGGAGTTGTAGATGAAGTTCTCTGCACTCAACCAGAAGAAATGAAGGACAAAGACTTGCAAAAAATTCCTTATCAGATGTTTCATGCCTGTATGACCACAAGCTACCATTACCTGTTTGCCAACATACACCATCTAGAGTCTGAGAAGCTACTGAGAGGCCATGTCCATGGCAACCATGCCCATCCCTCCAGCCACTCTCTCCATGTCCCCATGGCAATAGGTGAGGGTTTTGGTGTTGGAGGTGGAGCGGGAGGAGGAGGGGCAGGAGGCATGGCAGAGTGTGAAACTAAGCAGAAGCATCGCCCTGTCAACCTGCGCCATGCCATTGCCACAGTGATCATCACAGGTGTAGTGTGTGGGATTGTGTGTCTGATGATGCTGGCTGCAGCAGTGTATGGATGTGCCTATGCGGCAATCATGGCCAAATATCAGCGTGAGTTAAAGAAGAATGAGGAGCTGGCTGCAGCACAGGGGGCTGATCATGCTACTGCAGATGAAAAGGAACCACTGGAAAATGCTATTGCCTAA